A single window of Archangium gephyra DNA harbors:
- a CDS encoding M18 family aminopeptidase produces the protein MTPSDTDAAANDLLAFIDASPTPYHAVRESIRRLTAQGYRALDEREPWDLKPGDKVYVTRGDTSIAAFHLGTVPVDRAGFRLVGAHTDSPNLRLKPNAHVQRSGFHQLGVEVYGGVLFSTWLDRDLSLAGRVVSAKDGRLTHHLVDFRRPLLRIPNLAIHLNRTVNTDGLKLNAQEHLVPVLALERSGPVDLKAMLVAELARGGTQVEPADILGFDLCLYDLQPSTRSGAFGEFLHAPRLDNLASSHAGLSALLAMSGPREATCGVILYDHEECGSVSAQGAASPFLKDLLERITLAHSDGRGDSLHRAIQRSFMVSADMAHALHPNYASMHEPKHAPVLGGGPVIKSNVNQSYATDGETWAWFALCCREVGVTPQNFITRTDLGCGSTIGPISAGELGIRTVDVGNPMMSMHSIRELAAAADVAAMISVLRNVYVR, from the coding sequence ATGACTCCCTCCGACACCGACGCCGCCGCCAATGACCTGTTGGCCTTCATCGACGCCTCGCCCACGCCCTACCACGCGGTGCGCGAGAGCATCCGCCGCCTGACCGCCCAGGGGTACCGCGCCCTCGACGAGCGCGAGCCCTGGGACCTCAAGCCCGGGGACAAGGTGTACGTCACCCGGGGCGACACCAGCATCGCCGCCTTCCACCTCGGTACCGTACCGGTGGACCGCGCCGGCTTCCGCCTGGTGGGCGCCCACACCGACTCGCCCAACCTGCGCCTCAAGCCCAATGCCCACGTGCAGCGCTCCGGCTTCCACCAGCTGGGCGTGGAGGTGTACGGCGGCGTCCTCTTCAGCACCTGGCTGGACCGAGACCTGTCGCTCGCCGGCCGCGTGGTGAGCGCGAAGGACGGCCGCCTCACCCACCACCTGGTGGACTTCCGCCGCCCCCTGCTGCGCATCCCCAACCTCGCCATCCACCTCAACCGCACCGTCAACACCGACGGCCTCAAGCTCAACGCCCAGGAGCACCTGGTGCCGGTGCTCGCCCTGGAGCGCTCGGGCCCGGTGGACCTCAAGGCCATGCTCGTCGCGGAGCTCGCCCGGGGCGGCACCCAGGTGGAGCCGGCGGACATCCTCGGCTTCGACCTGTGCCTCTACGACTTGCAGCCCTCCACCCGCTCCGGCGCCTTTGGCGAGTTCCTCCACGCGCCGCGTCTGGACAACCTGGCCAGCAGCCACGCCGGCCTGTCCGCGCTGCTCGCCATGAGCGGGCCGCGCGAGGCCACCTGCGGTGTCATCCTGTACGACCACGAGGAGTGCGGCAGCGTCAGTGCCCAGGGCGCCGCCTCTCCCTTCCTGAAGGATCTGCTCGAGCGCATCACCCTGGCGCACTCGGACGGGCGGGGGGACTCGCTGCACCGGGCCATCCAGCGCTCCTTCATGGTGTCCGCGGACATGGCGCACGCGCTGCACCCCAACTACGCGTCCATGCACGAGCCCAAGCACGCGCCCGTGCTGGGCGGCGGCCCCGTCATCAAGTCCAACGTCAACCAGTCCTACGCCACCGACGGAGAGACCTGGGCCTGGTTCGCCCTCTGCTGCCGCGAGGTGGGCGTGACGCCGCAGAACTTCATCACCCGCACGGACCTGGGCTGTGGCAGCACCATCGGCCCCATCTCCGCCGGTGAGCTGGGCATCCG
- a CDS encoding acyl-CoA desaturase yields the protein MSALPSFSSAPSSTPAEPTQTPEPLSGARRALVLFVVQGLPLLGFCAGVWLFLREGVSGWDLGLMGAMYLLTMVGIEVGFHRYFAHRTFETTRPLRALFLILGSMAGQGSALLWSAVHRTHHAHTDQPGDLHSPLLGRRGFWGGLRGFFWAQFLWYLEVPAIGRFGRLLDRYRASPADLLASREEDQAHRIARTLPDLLRDEPLVRLNQRYGTWVLLGFALPTLAGGLVTGSWAGALRGLVWGGLVRYYVVQQVTFAINSVGHTMGVRSLNSRDTSRNNVVMALLTLGAGWHNNHHAFPGSARVDFRWWQVDLGGLLLRLLARLGLVWDLREPSPEALLAARLDR from the coding sequence TTGTCCGCCCTGCCCTCCTTTTCCTCCGCACCGTCCTCCACCCCCGCCGAGCCCACCCAGACGCCCGAGCCACTGAGCGGAGCCCGCCGGGCCCTGGTGCTCTTCGTCGTCCAGGGACTCCCCCTGCTCGGCTTCTGCGCGGGCGTGTGGCTCTTCCTGCGTGAGGGGGTCAGCGGCTGGGACCTCGGCCTGATGGGAGCGATGTACCTGCTCACCATGGTGGGCATCGAGGTGGGCTTCCACCGCTACTTCGCGCACCGCACCTTCGAGACGACACGCCCCCTGCGTGCCCTCTTCCTCATCCTCGGCTCGATGGCGGGACAGGGCTCGGCCCTGCTGTGGAGCGCCGTGCACCGCACCCACCATGCCCATACCGACCAACCGGGAGACCTGCACTCACCGCTGCTCGGCCGGCGAGGCTTCTGGGGCGGGCTCCGCGGCTTCTTCTGGGCCCAGTTCCTCTGGTACCTCGAGGTGCCCGCCATCGGCCGCTTCGGCCGCCTCCTGGACCGCTACCGCGCCTCACCGGCCGACCTCCTCGCCTCGCGCGAGGAGGACCAGGCCCACCGCATCGCGCGCACCCTTCCCGATCTGCTGCGCGACGAGCCGCTCGTGCGCCTCAACCAGCGCTATGGCACTTGGGTGCTGCTCGGCTTCGCGCTGCCCACCCTCGCCGGAGGCCTCGTCACCGGCTCGTGGGCCGGTGCGCTGCGCGGGCTCGTCTGGGGCGGCCTCGTCCGCTACTACGTCGTCCAGCAGGTGACCTTCGCCATCAACTCGGTGGGCCACACGATGGGGGTCCGCTCGCTGAACAGCCGCGACACCAGCCGCAACAACGTGGTGATGGCGCTGCTGACGCTCGGCGCGGGCTGGCACAACAACCACCACGCCTTCCCCGGCTCGGCCCGCGTCGACTTCCGGTGGTGGCAGGTGGACCTCGGCGGCCTGCTCCTCCGCCTGCTCGCTCGGCTCGGGCTCGTCTGGGATCTGCGCGAGCCCTCTCCGGAGGCCCTCCTGGCCGCCCGGTTGGACCGCTGA
- a CDS encoding heparin lyase I family protein — MKKLLVLAETLLIIAGAGCGAPDTSATGEALETLSTAAAGLTVQNCVPLVPESVVASGHDGNVPQNTFDDRLDTRWSNFGRGSWIDYDLGSDTAISGAAIAWHEGNLRANTFTLMVSSDGMNYTQVYSGTSSGTTAAAETYTFASRTARRLRVYFNGNTLNDWASISETRVCAAPTTSTVVWRGDFETGDRTQWSSTQMVSSDRLQVVPSPVRQGSYALKATVRQGDDPINASGNRNELVKMTREPVGSEYYYRFNTMFASDFPSVKTWQLFAQWHHEGGSGSPPVEFYVYGEEMRLNIGGDPGVIVWKAPLVRGQWQDFILHVKWSPDATVGFVELYHQGQLVLPKRSIATQFPGMLNYLKVGLYRSDTVTQTGVVYHDGWTMARTLADVL, encoded by the coding sequence GTGAAGAAACTCCTCGTGTTGGCTGAAACCCTGCTCATCATCGCCGGCGCTGGTTGCGGCGCCCCCGATACCTCCGCCACCGGGGAAGCACTGGAGACTCTCTCGACAGCGGCCGCCGGACTGACCGTGCAGAACTGCGTGCCCCTCGTCCCGGAATCGGTGGTGGCTTCCGGCCATGACGGCAACGTGCCGCAGAATACGTTCGACGACCGGCTCGACACGCGCTGGAGCAACTTCGGCAGGGGCTCGTGGATCGACTACGACCTGGGCTCCGACACAGCCATCTCGGGGGCGGCCATCGCGTGGCACGAAGGCAACCTGCGCGCCAACACCTTCACCCTGATGGTGTCCTCGGATGGGATGAACTACACGCAGGTCTACAGCGGCACGAGCAGCGGCACGACGGCGGCGGCGGAGACGTACACCTTCGCCTCGCGCACCGCGCGCCGCCTGCGCGTCTACTTCAATGGCAACACCCTGAATGACTGGGCCAGCATCTCCGAGACCCGCGTGTGCGCGGCGCCCACCACCTCCACCGTGGTGTGGCGCGGCGACTTCGAGACGGGAGACCGGACCCAGTGGAGCAGCACGCAGATGGTCAGCTCGGACCGGCTGCAGGTGGTGCCCTCGCCGGTGCGGCAGGGCAGCTATGCCCTCAAGGCGACGGTGCGCCAGGGCGATGATCCCATCAACGCCAGCGGCAACCGCAACGAGTTGGTGAAGATGACGCGCGAGCCGGTGGGCTCGGAGTACTACTACCGCTTCAACACGATGTTCGCCTCGGACTTTCCCAGCGTGAAGACGTGGCAGCTCTTCGCCCAGTGGCACCACGAGGGCGGCAGCGGCTCGCCGCCGGTGGAGTTCTATGTGTACGGCGAGGAGATGCGCCTGAACATCGGCGGAGACCCTGGCGTCATCGTGTGGAAGGCGCCGCTGGTGCGCGGGCAGTGGCAGGACTTCATCCTGCACGTGAAGTGGTCGCCGGACGCCACCGTCGGCTTCGTCGAGCTGTACCACCAGGGCCAGCTCGTCCTGCCCAAGCGCTCCATCGCCACCCAGTTCCCCGGGATGCTCAACTACCTGAAGGTGGGCCTGTACCGCAGCGACACCGTCACGCAAACGGGCGTCGTCTACCACGACGGCTGGACCATGGCCCGCACCCTCGCGGACGTGCTCTGA
- a CDS encoding Imm26 family immunity protein, which translates to MGKQKHTPGAFVRMTLADGSIGYGRLLESPYAAFYKYRTSSPDSDLDRIASKPILFRISVRHLALDAWEVIGERALEEHLAQPVVQFMQDLGDFRRCTIFDTVGNERDAEPQECVGLERAAVWEKEGIEARLLDALLGRPNAAEERLKVRLQ; encoded by the coding sequence ATGGGCAAGCAGAAGCATACCCCAGGAGCATTCGTCAGGATGACCCTCGCCGACGGCTCCATTGGTTATGGCAGGCTACTTGAGTCGCCCTATGCGGCCTTCTACAAGTACAGAACCTCGAGTCCGGATTCCGATCTGGACAGGATTGCGTCAAAACCCATTCTCTTCAGGATTTCTGTCCGCCATCTGGCCCTCGATGCGTGGGAAGTCATCGGAGAGAGGGCGCTCGAGGAGCACCTGGCCCAGCCTGTCGTTCAGTTCATGCAGGACCTGGGAGATTTCCGCCGCTGCACCATCTTCGACACTGTCGGCAATGAGAGAGATGCCGAGCCCCAGGAATGTGTGGGGCTCGAGCGGGCAGCGGTCTGGGAAAAGGAGGGCATCGAGGCACGCTTGCTCGATGCCCTCCTGGGGCGGCCCAACGCCGCGGAGGAGCGCTTGAAGGTACGACTGCAATGA
- a CDS encoding peroxiredoxin family protein produces MRRMWQRARERWWVRQVMDLALMGLVFVAVMAWQTRRLPTGAPAPDFTLRTLSGGQVRLSELQGKPVVLAFWAPWCGVCKAESSTLSALQGTVGSSAHVLSVAVAYEDEEDVRRFTREHSVDYPVLLGSEELRRAYGVEQFPTTFFVSPEGRLERAAVGYTTRLGLLWRMWL; encoded by the coding sequence ATGCGGAGGATGTGGCAACGGGCGCGCGAGCGCTGGTGGGTGCGCCAGGTGATGGACCTCGCGCTGATGGGGCTCGTCTTCGTGGCGGTGATGGCCTGGCAGACACGCCGCCTCCCCACGGGCGCCCCCGCGCCGGACTTCACCCTGCGCACCCTCTCCGGCGGACAGGTGCGCCTGTCCGAGCTCCAGGGCAAGCCGGTGGTGCTCGCCTTCTGGGCCCCCTGGTGCGGGGTGTGCAAGGCCGAGTCCTCCACCCTCTCCGCGCTCCAGGGCACGGTGGGCAGCTCCGCGCACGTGCTGTCCGTCGCGGTGGCCTACGAGGACGAGGAGGACGTGCGCCGCTTCACCCGTGAGCACTCGGTGGACTACCCCGTGCTGCTCGGAAGCGAGGAGCTCCGGCGCGCCTACGGCGTCGAGCAGTTCCCCACCACCTTCTTCGTCTCCCCCGAGGGTCGGCTCGAGCGGGCGGCCGTCGGCTACACCACCCGCCTCGGATTGCTCTGGCGGATGTGGTTGTAG
- a CDS encoding RNA polymerase sigma factor, with translation MASLPETPTDAELITRVLLRDDRRAFGELVARHQTAVRGLLRRLTGGDLAQADDLAQETFLRAYRGLRGYRGGAKFSSWLYRIACNVFFSRDRGSRDALPEPPALEAGSAGLALPDLVLERHDLEKALALLKPRERAALVLTYANELTHEEAAVVLDCPVGTLKTHVARAKEKLRRQLEEVP, from the coding sequence ATGGCCTCCCTTCCTGAAACCCCCACGGACGCCGAGCTCATCACCCGGGTGCTCCTGCGTGACGACCGGCGCGCCTTTGGCGAGTTGGTGGCACGGCACCAGACCGCGGTGCGCGGGCTGCTGCGCCGGTTGACGGGGGGAGACCTGGCGCAGGCGGATGATCTGGCGCAGGAGACCTTCCTGCGCGCCTACCGGGGGCTGCGGGGATACCGGGGCGGGGCGAAGTTCTCCTCCTGGCTCTACCGCATCGCCTGCAACGTCTTCTTCAGCCGGGACCGGGGCAGCCGTGACGCCCTCCCGGAGCCTCCCGCGCTGGAGGCCGGGAGCGCCGGGCTGGCCCTGCCGGACCTGGTCCTGGAGCGCCATGACCTGGAGAAGGCGCTCGCCCTGCTCAAGCCCCGCGAGCGGGCCGCGCTCGTCCTCACCTACGCCAACGAGCTGACCCACGAGGAGGCGGCGGTCGTCCTCGACTGCCCCGTGGGGACGCTGAAGACCCATGTCGCGCGCGCGAAGGAGAAGCTGCGCCGGCAACTCGAGGAGGTCCCATGA
- a CDS encoding DUF6249 domain-containing protein yields the protein MKTWLLTVCLLATLAGGRAVSAPMPETPASPPTPSKSPAVKVPLPPELEAQRRELEARENELKAERQQLESEIQQLEAEARQIDPNGRLTSQQLYELLQQRESMRRSQADFDPTPAIVSIFFFGSMLTGFLAWLVASYRKARQLHETVRLMVEKGAEIPQGMLAPVPRRKPSDLRRGIILSTSGLGLAVFLGALPGASGAWGAGVTLLCIGVGHMIVWRLQQGRGAVAAALSAEPQH from the coding sequence ATGAAGACCTGGTTGCTCACGGTGTGCCTCCTGGCCACCCTCGCGGGAGGGCGGGCCGTGTCCGCCCCCATGCCCGAGACCCCCGCTTCCCCTCCCACCCCTTCCAAGTCTCCCGCGGTGAAGGTCCCGCTGCCTCCGGAGCTGGAGGCCCAGCGCCGGGAATTGGAGGCCCGCGAGAACGAGCTCAAGGCCGAGCGGCAGCAACTGGAGTCCGAGATCCAGCAGCTCGAGGCGGAGGCACGGCAGATCGACCCGAACGGGCGGCTCACCTCCCAGCAGCTCTACGAGCTCCTCCAGCAGCGCGAGTCGATGCGGCGTTCCCAGGCGGACTTCGATCCCACTCCCGCCATCGTCAGCATCTTCTTCTTCGGCAGCATGCTGACGGGCTTCCTCGCGTGGCTGGTGGCGAGCTACCGCAAGGCGCGCCAGCTCCACGAGACGGTGCGGCTGATGGTGGAGAAGGGGGCGGAGATTCCCCAGGGGATGCTCGCGCCGGTTCCGCGCCGCAAGCCCTCGGATCTGCGCCGGGGCATCATCCTGTCCACCTCGGGGCTGGGGCTGGCCGTCTTCCTGGGCGCCCTGCCGGGCGCGTCGGGGGCCTGGGGCGCGGGGGTGACGCTGCTGTGCATCGGCGTGGGACACATGATTGTCTGGCGTCTGCAGCAGGGACGGGGTGCAGTGGCGGCCGCGCTCTCGGCGGAGCCCCAGCACTGA